In a genomic window of Gloeocapsopsis dulcis:
- a CDS encoding histidine triad nucleotide-binding protein: MTETIFSKIIRREIPADIVYEDDLALAFKDVNPQAPIHILVIPKEPIAKLADAESKDHALMGHLLLTAKRVAQQAGLENGYRVVINTGPDGGQSVYHLHLHILGGRHMNWPPG; this comes from the coding sequence ATTACAGAAACTATTTTCAGCAAAATTATTCGGCGAGAAATCCCCGCTGATATTGTTTATGAAGACGACCTAGCGCTTGCTTTTAAGGATGTTAATCCGCAAGCTCCAATACACATTCTTGTTATTCCTAAAGAACCAATCGCAAAATTAGCTGATGCGGAATCCAAGGATCACGCATTAATGGGACATCTGCTACTAACAGCAAAACGTGTTGCTCAACAAGCAGGGCTAGAAAATGGCTATCGCGTGGTGATTAATACTGGACCCGATGGTGGTCAAAGTGTGTATCATTTACACCTCCATATTTTAGGTGGTAGGCACATGAATTGGCCTCCTGGCTGA
- the psbA gene encoding photosystem II q(b) protein produces MTTTLQRRESASLWERFCNWVTSTDNRLYVGWFGVLMIPTLLAATTCFIIAFIAAPPVDIDGIREPVAGSLIYGNNIISGAVVPSSNAIGLHFYPIWEAASLDEWLYNGGPYQLVIFHFLIGVFCYMGREWELSYRLGMRPWIAVAYSAPVAAATAVFLIYPIGQGSFSDGMPLGISGTFNFMLVFQAEHNILMHPFHQLGVAGVFGGALFSAMHGSLVTSSLVRETSESESQNYGYKFGQEEETYNIVAAHGYFGRLIFQYASFNNSRALHFFLAAWPVVGIWFTSLGISTMAFNLNGFNFNQSVIDSQGRVIGTWADVLNRANLGMEVMHERNAHNFPLDLAAGDAIPVALTAPSING; encoded by the coding sequence ATGACAACAACTCTACAAAGACGCGAAAGCGCATCATTGTGGGAGCGGTTTTGCAACTGGGTAACATCAACAGATAACCGGCTATACGTAGGCTGGTTTGGCGTGTTAATGATCCCAACGCTACTAGCAGCAACAACCTGCTTCATCATCGCCTTCATAGCAGCACCCCCCGTAGACATCGACGGCATCCGCGAACCAGTAGCAGGTTCATTAATCTACGGCAACAACATCATCAGTGGAGCAGTAGTACCATCATCAAACGCGATCGGACTACACTTCTACCCAATTTGGGAAGCAGCATCATTAGATGAGTGGCTCTACAACGGTGGACCATATCAATTAGTGATCTTCCACTTCTTGATTGGAGTATTCTGCTACATGGGAAGAGAGTGGGAATTATCCTACCGCCTAGGTATGCGGCCGTGGATTGCCGTAGCCTACTCAGCACCCGTTGCAGCAGCAACAGCAGTATTCTTGATCTACCCAATTGGACAAGGTTCATTCAGCGATGGCATGCCATTGGGCATCAGCGGGACATTCAACTTCATGTTAGTGTTCCAAGCAGAGCACAACATCCTGATGCACCCATTCCACCAGTTAGGAGTAGCAGGGGTATTCGGTGGGGCACTGTTCAGTGCGATGCACGGTTCATTGGTAACAAGCTCGTTAGTGCGTGAAACAAGCGAAAGCGAAAGCCAAAACTACGGCTACAAATTTGGACAAGAAGAAGAAACATACAACATCGTAGCGGCACACGGTTACTTTGGACGTCTGATCTTCCAATATGCCAGCTTCAACAACAGCCGTGCGTTACACTTCTTCTTAGCAGCATGGCCAGTAGTGGGCATTTGGTTCACATCGTTGGGCATCAGCACGATGGCGTTCAACCTCAACGGGTTCAACTTCAACCAGTCAGTGATTGACTCGCAAGGTCGCGTGATTGGCACTTGGGCAGATGTGCTCAACCGCGCTAACTTGGGGATGGAAGTGATGCACGAGCGCAATGCTCACAACTTCCCACTCGACTTGGCTGCGGGAGATGCGATTCCTGTTGCTCTTACTGCTCCTAGCATCAACGGTTAA
- a CDS encoding YifB family Mg chelatase-like AAA ATPase, with product MLARVWSASIVGIDALKVGVEIDVAGGLPGIVVVGLPDTAVQESRERVKTALKNAGYAFPMRKIVINLTPADVRKEGPSFDLPISVGILAASEQVSAQLLGDYLFLGEVSLDGSLRPIAGVLPIAAAARQLGIVGLVVPADNAQEAALIKDLAVYGFKHLSEVSNFLNNPQRYQPVQSNVQQLSKTRSYSGDLKDVKGQAHARRALEIAAAGGHNLIFVGPPGSGKTMLARRLPGILPPLSFAEALEATQIYSVAGLLKNHGSLVSDRPFRSPHHSASGPSLVGGGSFPRPGEISLAHHGVLFLDELTEFKRDVLEFLRQPLEDGYVSVSRTRQSVVFPAQFTLVASTNPCPCGYYGDSIQACTCSPRQREQYWAKLSGPLMDRIDLQVAVNRLKPEEITQQSTGETSNSVRQRVQAARDRALQRFNSEIRCNAAMQSSHLRTWCQLDANTCKLLEGAIRKLGLSARASDRILKVARTIADLAGDEDLQVYHVAEAIQYRTIDRMQ from the coding sequence ATGTTAGCGCGGGTTTGGAGTGCATCAATTGTCGGCATTGATGCTTTAAAGGTAGGTGTAGAAATCGATGTAGCAGGTGGACTACCAGGAATTGTTGTTGTAGGACTACCTGACACAGCAGTACAAGAATCGCGAGAAAGAGTGAAAACAGCACTTAAGAACGCTGGATATGCTTTTCCCATGCGTAAAATTGTGATTAATCTGACACCTGCCGATGTACGTAAGGAGGGTCCTAGCTTTGATTTACCAATTAGTGTTGGTATATTAGCGGCATCTGAGCAAGTCAGTGCTCAGCTTTTGGGAGACTACCTTTTTTTAGGTGAAGTCTCGCTTGACGGTTCGCTGCGCCCTATTGCTGGGGTATTACCCATCGCAGCGGCTGCACGTCAACTAGGTATTGTAGGTTTAGTTGTTCCTGCTGATAATGCCCAAGAAGCTGCACTCATCAAAGATTTGGCAGTATATGGTTTTAAGCATTTATCTGAAGTCTCTAATTTTCTCAATAATCCGCAACGCTATCAGCCAGTGCAGAGTAATGTACAACAGTTGAGTAAGACGCGCTCATACAGCGGAGACTTAAAAGATGTTAAGGGTCAAGCTCATGCACGCAGGGCGCTAGAAATTGCCGCAGCAGGGGGACATAACTTAATTTTTGTGGGACCACCAGGTAGTGGAAAAACAATGCTGGCTCGCCGTTTACCAGGAATTCTACCACCATTGAGTTTTGCGGAAGCTTTGGAAGCAACACAAATTTACTCAGTTGCTGGGTTACTAAAAAATCATGGTTCTTTGGTTAGCGATCGCCCGTTTCGTAGTCCACATCATTCGGCTTCTGGTCCCTCACTTGTCGGTGGTGGTAGTTTTCCTCGTCCTGGAGAAATTTCACTCGCGCATCATGGTGTCCTGTTTCTAGATGAGCTAACAGAATTCAAACGTGATGTCTTAGAATTCTTGCGCCAGCCGCTGGAAGATGGTTACGTGAGTGTATCGCGGACGCGGCAATCTGTTGTGTTTCCAGCACAATTTACCTTAGTTGCGAGTACAAATCCTTGTCCATGTGGTTATTATGGCGACTCAATTCAAGCGTGTACTTGTTCGCCACGCCAAAGAGAGCAATACTGGGCAAAACTTTCGGGTCCTTTGATGGATCGAATTGATTTACAAGTTGCTGTGAATCGCTTAAAGCCAGAAGAAATTACGCAACAGTCTACTGGAGAAACCTCAAATAGTGTGCGACAAAGAGTACAAGCCGCACGCGATCGCGCGCTACAACGCTTCAATTCAGAAATTCGTTGTAATGCTGCTATGCAAAGTAGTCACCTCAGAACTTGGTGTCAATTAGATGCAAATACGTGTAAGTTACTTGAAGGAGCAATTAGAAAGTTAGGCTTATCCGCACGGGCGAGCGATCGCATTCTCAAAGTTGCTCGGACAATTGCTGATTTAGCTGGCGACGAAGATTTGCAAGTTTATCATGTTGCGGAGGCAATTCAGTATCGTACTATCGATAGAATGCAGTAA
- a CDS encoding response regulator yields MGSNKILVVDDSRVIRSRVKEMLPPGNFEVLEAKDGVEGLKVISQESLSLIMLDFLLPKLSGWEVFQEIQRNHIWQKTPLVLMSGRKEEVIEKIQEPFEYFEFISKPFEQKQLVAAIKSAMHKAKLPRKSVNLTVIQPLESTEMSEVQILTEKIAKMQGEINQLKKQMAQIVTWLHQRAS; encoded by the coding sequence GTGGGAAGTAATAAAATACTGGTTGTTGATGATAGTCGGGTGATCAGATCGCGAGTTAAAGAGATGTTACCACCTGGCAATTTCGAGGTTTTGGAAGCTAAAGACGGTGTAGAAGGTTTAAAAGTAATTTCCCAAGAATCTCTCAGCTTAATTATGCTAGATTTTCTTTTACCTAAACTTAGTGGATGGGAAGTCTTTCAAGAAATTCAACGAAATCATATTTGGCAAAAAACTCCTCTGGTTTTAATGTCTGGACGAAAGGAAGAGGTAATAGAAAAAATCCAGGAACCGTTTGAATATTTTGAGTTTATTTCTAAGCCCTTTGAACAAAAACAGTTAGTTGCAGCAATTAAGTCAGCAATGCACAAGGCAAAATTACCACGTAAATCCGTTAATCTTACTGTTATCCAACCTCTAGAAAGCACAGAGATGAGCGAGGTGCAAATTTTAACTGAAAAAATTGCAAAAATGCAAGGAGAAATTAATCAGTTAAAAAAACAAATGGCACAAATTGTCACTTGGTTACATCAGCGTGCTAGTTAA